In the genome of Nocardioides marmoribigeumensis, one region contains:
- the hutU gene encoding urocanate hydratase — protein MNDRLPIHAPRGSELTARSWQTEAPLRMLMNNLDPENAERPEDLVVYGGTGKAARSWEAYDALVRTLSTLADDETMLVQSGKPVGVMRTHEWAPRVLIANSNLVGDWANWEEFRRLEHLGLTMYGQMTAGSWIYIGTQGILQGTYETFAAVAEKLTTGSITGQGGSLAGTITLTAGLGGMGGAQPLAVTMNGGVAICVECDPSRIARRIEHRYLDVQADSLEHALSLAVSARDRKEALSIGLLGNAAEMFPRILESGFKVDIVTDQTSAHDPLSYLPIGVSFEEWHEAASRDPEGFTKEAQASMAAHVRAMVEFQDAGAEVFDYGNSIRDEARKGGYERAFEFPGFVPAYIRPLFCEGKGPFRWAALSGDPEDIRKTDEAILSLFPDNERLHTWIRMAQERVHFQGLPARICWLGYGERHLAGLRFNEMVASGELSGPIVIGRDHLDCGSVASPYRETEAMLDGSDAIADWALLNALVNTASGATWVSIHHGGGVGMGRSIHAGQVCVADGTPLAAQKIERVLTNDPGMGIIRHVDAGYDRAAEVAAERGVRIPMKE, from the coding sequence ATGAACGACCGCCTGCCGATCCACGCCCCCCGCGGCTCCGAGCTCACCGCGCGCTCGTGGCAGACCGAGGCGCCGCTGCGCATGCTGATGAACAACCTCGATCCCGAGAACGCCGAGCGCCCCGAGGACCTCGTGGTGTACGGCGGCACGGGCAAGGCCGCGCGCTCCTGGGAGGCGTACGACGCCCTGGTGCGCACGCTGTCCACCCTCGCCGACGACGAGACGATGCTCGTGCAGTCCGGCAAGCCGGTCGGCGTGATGCGCACCCACGAGTGGGCGCCGCGGGTGCTCATCGCCAACTCCAACCTGGTGGGCGACTGGGCCAACTGGGAGGAGTTCCGCCGGCTCGAGCACCTCGGCCTGACGATGTACGGCCAGATGACGGCCGGCTCGTGGATCTACATCGGCACGCAGGGGATCCTCCAGGGCACCTACGAGACCTTCGCCGCCGTCGCCGAGAAGCTCACCACCGGCTCGATCACCGGCCAGGGCGGCTCGCTCGCCGGGACGATCACCCTCACCGCCGGCCTGGGTGGCATGGGCGGGGCCCAGCCGCTGGCCGTGACGATGAACGGCGGCGTGGCGATCTGCGTCGAGTGCGACCCCTCGCGCATCGCCCGGCGCATCGAGCACCGCTACCTCGACGTGCAGGCCGACTCGCTGGAGCACGCGCTCTCCCTCGCGGTGTCGGCTCGCGACCGGAAGGAGGCGCTCTCGATCGGGCTGCTGGGCAACGCGGCCGAGATGTTTCCTCGGATCCTCGAGTCCGGGTTCAAGGTCGACATCGTCACCGACCAGACCAGCGCGCACGACCCGCTGTCCTACCTGCCGATCGGGGTCTCCTTCGAGGAGTGGCACGAGGCCGCCTCCCGGGACCCCGAGGGGTTCACCAAGGAGGCGCAGGCCTCGATGGCCGCGCACGTGCGGGCGATGGTGGAGTTCCAGGACGCCGGGGCCGAGGTCTTCGACTACGGCAACTCGATCCGCGACGAGGCCCGCAAGGGCGGCTACGAGCGCGCGTTCGAGTTCCCGGGCTTCGTCCCGGCGTACATCCGTCCGCTGTTCTGCGAGGGCAAGGGCCCGTTCCGGTGGGCGGCGCTGTCCGGCGACCCGGAGGACATCCGCAAGACCGACGAGGCGATCCTGTCGCTCTTCCCGGACAACGAGCGCCTGCACACGTGGATCCGCATGGCGCAGGAGCGCGTGCACTTCCAGGGCCTGCCGGCGCGGATCTGCTGGCTGGGCTACGGCGAGCGCCACCTGGCCGGGCTCAGGTTCAACGAGATGGTCGCGAGCGGCGAGCTGTCCGGCCCGATCGTGATCGGCCGCGACCACCTCGACTGCGGCTCGGTCGCCTCGCCCTACCGCGAGACCGAGGCGATGCTCGACGGCTCCGACGCGATCGCCGACTGGGCGCTGCTCAACGCGCTGGTCAACACGGCGTCGGGGGCGACCTGGGTGTCGATCCACCACGGCGGCGGGGTCGGCATGGGCCGCTCGATCCACGCCGGCCAGGTCTGCGTCGCGGACGGCACCCCGCTCGCCGCGCAGAAGATCGAGCGGGTGCTCACCAACGACCCGGGGATGGGGATCATCCGTCACGTCGACGCGGGCTACGACCGTGCCGCCGAGGTGGCCGCCGAGCGTGGCGTGCGCATCCCTATGAAGGAGTGA
- a CDS encoding allantoate amidohydrolase: MTFEQMWADLAPVGRSDATGGYLRQPFTAAEEEAQAWFAAECARRDLTVVTDAFGNHVAWWGSPTPDDRGVLTGSHLDSVRQGGAYDGPLGVVSAFAAVDLLRSRGFEPSRPIGIASFREEEGSRFPLACLGSRLATGILAWDDARELRDRDGVALADVVPGPDARPDAAGWLDHVGAFVELHVEQGRALADVDRPVGVASMIWPHGRYRLDFTGRPDHAGTTRMEDRHDPMLTYAMTVLAANKQARLSGQRATFGRVEVDPGSTNGIPGRVTGWLDARAESPEALEALVDAIARQAGDRADRDGTAVRLTAESVSGAVSFDAALARRLAEPRGWPVLPTQAGHDAGILSGAGVPTAMLFVRNPTGVSHSPEEHAPVEDCLAGVEALADVLEDLAR; the protein is encoded by the coding sequence ATGACCTTCGAGCAGATGTGGGCCGACCTCGCCCCGGTGGGCCGGTCGGACGCGACGGGCGGCTACCTCCGCCAGCCGTTCACCGCCGCCGAGGAGGAGGCGCAGGCGTGGTTCGCCGCCGAGTGCGCCCGTCGCGACCTCACGGTCGTGACCGACGCGTTCGGCAACCACGTGGCCTGGTGGGGCTCCCCGACCCCGGACGACCGCGGGGTCCTCACCGGCTCGCACCTCGACTCGGTCCGGCAGGGCGGGGCGTACGACGGCCCGCTCGGCGTCGTGTCCGCGTTCGCCGCGGTCGACCTGCTGCGCTCACGCGGGTTCGAGCCGTCCCGGCCGATCGGGATCGCGTCCTTCCGCGAGGAGGAGGGGTCGCGGTTCCCCCTTGCCTGCCTGGGTTCCCGGCTCGCGACCGGCATCCTCGCGTGGGACGACGCCCGCGAGCTGCGGGACCGGGACGGGGTGGCCCTGGCCGACGTGGTGCCCGGCCCGGACGCTCGACCGGACGCGGCGGGGTGGCTCGACCACGTGGGGGCCTTCGTCGAGCTCCACGTCGAGCAGGGCCGCGCGCTCGCCGACGTGGACCGGCCCGTCGGGGTGGCGAGCATGATCTGGCCGCACGGCCGCTACCGTCTCGACTTCACCGGCCGCCCCGACCACGCCGGCACCACCCGCATGGAGGACCGGCACGACCCGATGCTCACCTACGCCATGACGGTGCTCGCCGCCAACAAGCAGGCCCGGCTGTCGGGCCAGCGGGCGACGTTCGGCCGGGTCGAGGTCGACCCCGGCTCCACCAACGGCATCCCCGGTCGCGTGACCGGGTGGCTCGACGCGCGGGCCGAGTCGCCGGAGGCGCTCGAGGCGCTGGTCGACGCGATCGCCCGCCAGGCCGGGGACCGAGCGGACCGCGACGGGACCGCCGTACGCCTCACGGCGGAGTCGGTCAGCGGCGCGGTCTCCTTCGACGCCGCGTTGGCGCGCCGGCTGGCCGAGCCGCGCGGGTGGCCGGTCCTGCCCACCCAGGCCGGCCACGACGCGGGGATCCTGTCCGGTGCCGGCGTCCCGACCGCGATGCTGTTCGTCCGCAACCCGACCGGCGTCTCCCACTCGCCCGAGGAGCACGCGCCCGTGGAGGACTGCCTGGCCGGGGTCGAGGCGCTGGCCGACGTGCTGGAGGACCTCGCCCGGTGA
- a CDS encoding (deoxy)nucleoside triphosphate pyrophosphohydrolase, producing the protein MDQVVVGAAVVRRGAVLAARRTSPPESAGRWELPGGKVEAGETPVAAVVRELAEELGCTVAVTGWVEGRVPIRPGLVLTVALARLVDGEPEPVEHDEVRWLTAAEVHDVDWLEPDRPFLPALVALLAKPQARGVFDDRDTAEEVVALLRTEGYAAWSEREAFAGEDDDEDHSWAVVTDAPDVRLELLTEEHEGWFDVLVATEPALGTGPAPLDLPRAPRR; encoded by the coding sequence ATGGATCAGGTGGTGGTCGGGGCGGCGGTGGTACGACGGGGGGCGGTGCTCGCTGCCCGGCGTACGTCCCCGCCGGAGTCGGCAGGGCGCTGGGAGCTGCCCGGCGGCAAGGTCGAGGCGGGCGAGACCCCCGTGGCGGCGGTGGTGCGCGAGCTGGCCGAGGAGCTGGGCTGCACGGTCGCGGTGACCGGGTGGGTCGAGGGGCGGGTGCCGATCCGGCCGGGGCTGGTCCTCACCGTCGCCCTCGCGCGCCTGGTCGACGGTGAGCCCGAGCCGGTCGAGCACGACGAGGTCCGCTGGCTCACGGCCGCCGAGGTGCACGACGTCGACTGGCTCGAGCCGGACCGCCCGTTCCTGCCCGCCCTGGTCGCGCTGCTGGCCAAGCCGCAGGCCCGCGGGGTCTTCGACGACCGCGACACCGCCGAGGAGGTCGTCGCGCTCCTCCGGACGGAGGGGTACGCCGCCTGGTCCGAGCGCGAGGCGTTCGCCGGCGAGGACGACGACGAGGACCACTCCTGGGCGGTCGTGACCGACGCGCCCGACGTCCGCCTGGAGCTCCTCACCGAGGAGCACGAGGGCTGGTTCGACGTGCTCGTGGCGACGGAGCCGGCCCTGGGGACAGGACCGGCTCCGCTCGACCTGCCGCGAGCACCGCGGCGCTGA
- a CDS encoding formimidoylglutamate deiminase, whose amino-acid sequence MTTVTTYLLEHAWLPDGISDDVYATVVDGRFSKVGHDPVRGAHRLAGLTIPGLANCHSHAFHRALRGRTQRGDGTFWTWREQMYAVAQRLDPDAYRELAVAVFGEMALAGITTVGEFHYLHHGPDGTPYDDPNAMGNALLDAAREVGIRITLLDTCYLTAGIGRPPEGVQVRYSDGSGRDWQDRVDEQTAEEGGDVVVGAAIHSVRAVPLEEMRLVADWADRFEVPLHVHLSEQVAENDECLAAYGRTPTEVLAEAGALGDRTSAVHATHLTDSDVALLGSTRTVACFCPTTERDLGDGVGPSTRLRDAGSPLTLGSDSHAVVDLFEEMRAVELDERLVSRSRGHWRAPDLLRAATYAGHASLGFRDAGRIEPGARADLVSLDLASPRTAGCGPTAETVAYAVSAADVTGVVAGGRVLLEQGERGDAEQRVGAALAAAVEGLLR is encoded by the coding sequence GTGACGACGGTGACGACCTACCTCCTGGAGCACGCGTGGCTCCCCGACGGCATCTCGGACGACGTCTACGCCACCGTCGTCGACGGCCGGTTCAGCAAGGTCGGGCACGACCCCGTCCGGGGCGCGCATCGCCTTGCCGGCTTGACGATCCCCGGCCTGGCCAACTGCCACAGCCACGCCTTCCACCGCGCGCTGCGCGGCCGGACGCAGCGGGGCGACGGCACGTTCTGGACCTGGCGGGAGCAGATGTACGCCGTCGCGCAGCGGCTCGACCCCGACGCCTACCGCGAGCTCGCGGTCGCCGTGTTCGGGGAGATGGCGCTGGCCGGCATCACGACGGTCGGCGAGTTCCACTACCTCCACCACGGTCCCGACGGCACGCCGTACGACGACCCCAACGCGATGGGCAACGCCCTCCTGGACGCCGCGCGCGAGGTCGGGATCCGGATCACGCTGCTCGACACCTGCTACCTCACGGCCGGGATCGGGAGGCCGCCCGAGGGCGTGCAGGTGCGCTACTCCGACGGGTCGGGTCGCGACTGGCAGGACCGGGTCGACGAGCAGACCGCCGAGGAGGGCGGCGACGTCGTCGTCGGGGCGGCGATCCACTCCGTGCGCGCCGTGCCGCTCGAGGAGATGCGGCTCGTGGCCGACTGGGCCGACCGCTTCGAGGTGCCGCTGCACGTGCACCTGTCCGAGCAGGTCGCGGAGAATGACGAGTGCCTCGCCGCCTACGGCCGCACGCCGACCGAGGTGCTCGCCGAGGCGGGGGCGCTCGGGGACCGGACCAGCGCCGTGCACGCCACGCACCTCACCGACAGCGACGTCGCGCTCCTCGGGTCGACCCGCACGGTCGCGTGCTTCTGCCCGACCACCGAGCGCGACCTCGGGGACGGCGTCGGCCCGTCGACCCGGCTCCGGGACGCGGGCTCCCCGCTGACCCTCGGGTCCGACAGCCACGCGGTGGTCGACCTGTTCGAGGAGATGCGCGCCGTCGAGCTCGACGAGCGGCTGGTCAGCCGGTCCCGTGGCCACTGGCGCGCGCCCGACCTGCTCCGCGCCGCGACGTACGCCGGGCACGCCTCGCTCGGGTTCCGCGACGCCGGCCGCATCGAGCCCGGGGCCCGCGCCGACCTGGTCAGCCTCGACCTGGCGTCACCGCGCACGGCGGGCTGCGGCCCGACCGCGGAGACCGTGGCCTACGCCGTGTCGGCCGCCGACGTGACCGGCGTGGTCGCCGGCGGCCGGGTGCTGCTGGAGCAGGGCGAGCGGGGCGACGCCGAGCAGCGCGTGGGCGCCGCGCTCGCCGCGGCCGTCGAGGGACTGCTGCGGTGA
- a CDS encoding nitroreductase family protein produces MEFADVVRRRRMVRTYSDEPVDPAVVDRVLAHALRAPSAGFSQGWAFVVLDTPADVERYWRATAGDRVDDPDRWLRGMMTAPVVIVPLSHKDAYLDRYAEPDKGWTDRSEDRWPVPYWHLDTAMASLLMLLTAVDEGLGACFFGVPGDRHDALRAEFDVPAAYTPIGAVTLGHRVPDDVGSKGSVARGRRTDVVHRGGWRLTPS; encoded by the coding sequence GTGGAGTTCGCTGATGTCGTACGTCGCCGCCGGATGGTCCGAACCTACTCCGACGAGCCGGTCGACCCGGCCGTCGTGGACCGGGTCCTGGCGCACGCGCTGCGGGCGCCGAGCGCGGGGTTCTCCCAGGGCTGGGCCTTCGTCGTCCTCGACACCCCGGCCGACGTCGAGCGCTACTGGCGGGCCACCGCCGGCGACCGGGTGGACGACCCCGACCGGTGGCTGCGCGGCATGATGACCGCCCCCGTCGTGATCGTGCCGCTGAGCCACAAGGACGCCTACCTCGACCGCTACGCCGAGCCGGACAAGGGCTGGACCGACCGGTCCGAGGACCGCTGGCCGGTGCCCTACTGGCACCTCGACACGGCGATGGCCTCGCTGCTGATGCTGCTCACGGCGGTGGACGAGGGGCTGGGCGCCTGCTTCTTCGGCGTCCCGGGTGACCGGCACGACGCGCTCCGCGCGGAGTTCGACGTGCCGGCGGCGTACACCCCGATCGGGGCGGTCACGCTCGGCCACCGGGTCCCCGACGACGTGGGCAGCAAGGGCTCCGTCGCCCGGGGCCGGCGCACCGACGTGGTCCACCGCGGCGGATGGCGGCTCACTCCTTCATAG
- the hutI gene encoding imidazolonepropionase, translating to MPALLLTGIGELVTLDPAHGPGLGLVRDAAVVIEGTGEGWRVAWTGPAREAPEADQAQDLGGRAVIPGFVDSHSHLLFAGDRGEEFAARMAGTTYDGGGIRTTVAATRAATDEELEANLLRHLREMRRQGTTTVEVKSGYGLTVADEARSLAIAARFTSETTYLGAHVVPPEHADDPAAYVDLVTGPMLEACAPHAKWIDVFCERGAFDADQARAILSAGQSSGLRGRLHANQLGPGPGVQLACELGLVAVDHCTYLSDDDVTALADTGTIATLLPGVEFSTRSPYPDARALIDRGVRVALATDCNPGSCYTSSMPLCIALAVREMGMTPAEALTAATLGGARALGRDDVGHLRPGALGDVVVLEAPSYLHLAYRPGVPLARPLP from the coding sequence GTGCCCGCCCTCCTCCTGACCGGCATCGGCGAGCTGGTCACCCTCGACCCGGCGCACGGCCCCGGTCTGGGGCTGGTGCGCGACGCGGCCGTGGTCATCGAGGGCACCGGCGAGGGCTGGCGCGTGGCGTGGACGGGCCCCGCGCGCGAGGCGCCCGAGGCCGACCAGGCCCAGGACCTCGGCGGTCGGGCCGTCATCCCCGGCTTCGTCGACTCGCACTCCCACCTGCTGTTCGCCGGCGACCGTGGCGAGGAGTTCGCCGCACGCATGGCCGGCACGACGTACGACGGCGGGGGGATCCGCACGACGGTCGCCGCGACCCGCGCCGCCACCGACGAGGAGCTCGAGGCCAACCTGCTGCGCCACCTGCGCGAGATGCGTCGCCAGGGCACGACGACCGTCGAGGTCAAGAGCGGCTACGGCCTCACCGTCGCCGACGAGGCACGGTCGCTGGCGATCGCGGCCCGCTTCACCAGCGAGACGACCTACCTCGGCGCCCACGTGGTGCCGCCGGAGCACGCCGACGACCCCGCGGCCTACGTCGACCTGGTCACCGGGCCGATGCTCGAGGCCTGCGCTCCGCACGCCAAGTGGATCGACGTGTTCTGCGAGCGGGGTGCGTTCGACGCCGACCAGGCCCGCGCGATCTTGTCGGCCGGACAATCATCCGGCCTGCGCGGGCGACTGCACGCCAACCAGCTCGGCCCGGGCCCCGGCGTCCAGCTGGCCTGCGAGCTCGGTCTCGTCGCCGTCGACCACTGCACCTACCTGTCCGACGACGACGTCACCGCGCTGGCCGACACCGGCACGATCGCCACCCTCCTGCCGGGCGTGGAGTTCTCGACCCGCTCGCCCTACCCCGACGCCCGCGCGCTGATCGACCGCGGGGTCCGGGTCGCGCTCGCGACCGACTGCAACCCCGGCTCGTGCTACACGTCGTCGATGCCGCTGTGCATCGCGCTGGCCGTCCGCGAGATGGGGATGACGCCGGCCGAGGCGCTGACCGCCGCGACCCTCGGCGGGGCCCGGGCGCTCGGACGCGACGACGTGGGCCACCTCCGACCCGGCGCCCTCGGTGACGTGGTCGTGCTGGAGGCGCCCTCCTACCTCCACCTCGCCTACCGGCCCGGCGTGCCCCTCGCCCGGCCCCTGCCGTGA